In Pseudomonas alcaliphila JAB1, a single window of DNA contains:
- a CDS encoding enoyl-CoA hydratase-related protein: MQLQAIQQFLETPFDGFQVEVDAARERADIILNRPPLNVISMGQRDQLRQVFEALDAHPQVRVIVLRAVGEHFSSGGDIKGFLEASPEHVSKLAWNVAAPVRCEKPVIAANRGYTFGVGFELSLACDFRIASETTRYALPEQNLGQIPGSGGSARLQKIIGVARTKHMVMRAKRISGEQAYDWGIATECVADAELESTVDALVDELRRFSPLAQRTAKRLINDNEDAPLSVAIEMEGHCYSRLRSSHDFKEGVEAFHSKRPAVFRGE, translated from the coding sequence ATGCAACTGCAAGCGATCCAGCAATTTCTCGAAACCCCGTTCGACGGCTTCCAGGTCGAGGTCGATGCGGCCCGTGAGCGCGCCGACATCATCCTCAACCGCCCGCCGCTTAACGTCATCTCCATGGGCCAGCGCGACCAGTTGCGCCAGGTCTTCGAAGCGCTTGACGCTCATCCGCAGGTGCGCGTCATCGTGCTGCGCGCGGTGGGCGAGCACTTCTCCAGCGGCGGCGACATCAAGGGCTTCCTCGAGGCCTCGCCGGAGCACGTCTCCAAGCTGGCCTGGAACGTCGCCGCGCCGGTGCGCTGCGAGAAGCCGGTGATTGCCGCCAACCGTGGCTACACCTTCGGCGTCGGTTTCGAGCTGTCGCTGGCCTGCGATTTCCGCATCGCCTCGGAGACCACTCGCTACGCATTGCCCGAGCAGAATCTCGGGCAGATCCCCGGCTCCGGTGGTTCGGCGCGCCTGCAGAAGATCATCGGCGTGGCCCGCACCAAGCACATGGTCATGCGCGCCAAGCGCATCAGCGGCGAACAGGCCTACGACTGGGGCATCGCCACCGAGTGCGTGGCGGACGCCGAGCTGGAAAGCACGGTAGACGCGCTGGTCGATGAACTGCGGCGCTTCTCGCCGCTGGCCCAGCGCACGGCCAAGCGCTTGATCAACGACAACGAAGACGCGCCGCTGAGCGTGGCCATCGAGATGGAAGGCCATTGCTACAGCCGCCTGCGCAGCTCGCATGACTTCAAGGAAGGCGTCGAGGCGTTCCACAGCAAGCGGCCGGCGGTATTCCGCGGCGAGTAA
- a CDS encoding AMP-binding protein, with amino-acid sequence MFDLGRSFLAAVERRPLATAVSDGTVKKTYEQWFADIQCAAHGLESLGLGRGDRLLVAMQNRWQMATLHWACQFAGIVMTPLNWRSTAEELAYCIEDAQIRAVAYDDSTVAAVAACTAALNLPRIAAGQRAADGDLSFAELCAEAPTATILRATPEDFSLLLYTSGTTSKPKGVPRRHRAERAAAVAHVAQNLYYHGECTLGVMPLYHTMGVRSLLAMALIDGHFVCVPKFDVEATLEAIEREQVSNLYLVPTLYHMLIEHPAFARERVASVEKIGFAGAPMSDGLMRRVEQAFQPQLFVNHYGSSEIYTFTIDQQANRKPGSSGRSALNQRVRVVPIDAESAQVQAKPMEEGQIVADLASDEAFEGYLNRPEATAKALREGWYFTGDTGYFDEDGDLFVTGRVDDLIITGGENISPVEIENVLSLHSAVEEVVVVGLPDEQWGKIIAAFIKLRAEVSESELDAHCITSGLAKFKRPRRYQFIDEIPKSPVGKVLRRVLLAQHQEQAQKG; translated from the coding sequence ATGTTCGATCTCGGACGCAGCTTCCTCGCTGCCGTGGAACGCCGCCCGCTGGCCACTGCGGTCAGCGACGGCACAGTGAAAAAAACCTACGAACAGTGGTTCGCCGATATCCAGTGTGCTGCCCACGGCCTCGAGTCACTCGGGCTGGGCAGGGGTGATCGCCTGCTGGTGGCCATGCAGAACCGCTGGCAGATGGCGACCCTGCATTGGGCCTGCCAGTTCGCCGGCATCGTCATGACCCCGCTGAACTGGCGCTCGACTGCCGAGGAGTTGGCCTACTGCATCGAGGATGCGCAGATCCGCGCAGTGGCCTACGACGATTCCACCGTGGCCGCGGTCGCTGCCTGCACGGCCGCGCTCAATCTGCCGCGGATCGCCGCGGGTCAGCGCGCCGCGGACGGCGACCTGAGCTTCGCCGAGCTGTGCGCAGAGGCGCCGACGGCGACCATCCTGCGCGCCACGCCCGAGGATTTCTCCCTGCTGCTCTATACCTCCGGCACCACCAGCAAGCCCAAGGGCGTGCCGCGCCGGCACCGCGCGGAACGCGCCGCGGCGGTCGCCCATGTGGCGCAGAACCTCTATTACCACGGCGAGTGCACCCTCGGCGTGATGCCGCTGTACCACACCATGGGCGTGCGTTCGCTGCTGGCCATGGCGCTGATCGACGGGCATTTCGTCTGCGTGCCGAAGTTCGACGTCGAGGCCACCCTGGAAGCTATCGAACGGGAACAGGTCAGCAACCTGTACTTGGTGCCGACCCTCTATCACATGCTTATCGAGCACCCGGCCTTCGCCCGCGAACGGGTCGCCAGCGTGGAGAAAATCGGCTTCGCCGGCGCACCCATGAGCGACGGGCTGATGCGCCGCGTCGAGCAGGCGTTCCAGCCGCAGTTGTTCGTCAACCACTACGGCAGCTCGGAGATCTATACCTTCACCATCGACCAGCAGGCCAACCGCAAGCCAGGCTCCTCGGGGCGCAGCGCGCTGAACCAACGGGTGCGGGTGGTGCCGATCGACGCCGAATCGGCACAGGTGCAAGCCAAGCCCATGGAAGAAGGCCAGATCGTCGCCGACCTGGCCAGCGACGAGGCGTTCGAAGGCTACCTGAACCGCCCCGAAGCCACGGCCAAGGCGTTGCGCGAAGGCTGGTATTTCACCGGTGACACCGGCTATTTCGATGAGGACGGCGACCTGTTTGTCACCGGACGGGTGGACGACCTGATCATCACCGGCGGCGAGAACATCAGCCCGGTGGAGATCGAGAACGTGCTCTCACTGCACTCCGCCGTCGAGGAAGTGGTGGTGGTCGGTTTGCCGGACGAGCAGTGGGGCAAGATCATCGCCGCCTTCATCAAGCTGCGTGCCGAAGTCAGCGAAAGCGAACTGGATGCCCACTGCATCACCTCCGGCCTGGCCAAGTTCAAGCGACCGCGGCGTTACCAGTTCATCGACGAAATTCCCAAATCCCCCGTTGGCAAGGTGCTGCGCCGCGTCTTGCTGGCCCAGCACCAGGAACAGGCCCAAAAAGGCTGA
- a CDS encoding (2Fe-2S)-binding protein, with translation MRATAEQRFPVRLELNGRSREGLAEPRTQLCDFLRHDLGATGVHVGCEHGVCGACTVLVDGVAVRSCLMLAVQAHERRIETVESLADDDTLSDLQQAFRRHHALQCGFCTAGILMSCVDFLERQPDPSEAEVRDMLSGHLCRCTGYTGIVQAVLEVAAQRQTNEEVQQ, from the coding sequence ATGCGCGCAACCGCCGAACAACGTTTTCCCGTCCGTCTCGAGCTCAATGGCCGCTCGCGCGAAGGCCTGGCCGAGCCGCGTACCCAGCTGTGCGATTTCCTGCGCCACGACCTCGGCGCCACCGGCGTCCATGTCGGCTGCGAACACGGCGTCTGCGGCGCCTGCACGGTGCTGGTGGACGGCGTCGCCGTGCGTTCCTGCCTGATGCTCGCCGTGCAGGCCCACGAGCGGCGCATCGAGACAGTCGAATCGCTGGCCGACGACGACACGCTGAGCGACCTGCAACAGGCGTTCCGCCGTCATCACGCCCTGCAGTGCGGTTTCTGCACTGCGGGCATCCTCATGTCCTGCGTGGATTTCCTCGAGCGGCAGCCCGACCCGAGCGAGGCCGAAGTGCGCGACATGCTTTCTGGGCACCTGTGCCGCTGTACCGGTTACACCGGCATTGTCCAGGCAGTGCTGGAAGTGGCTGCCCAACGCCAAACGAACGAAGAGGTACAACAATAA
- a CDS encoding FAD binding domain-containing protein, with protein sequence MKPAAFDYVRAESRRQVLELLAEYGADARIIAGGQSLMAVLNMRLAQPKLLIDINQVADLNYIELRQDCLAVGAAVRQAQLLARPTLVDEVPLLALAMPWIGHFQIRNRGTVCGSVAHADPSAELPLCLVTLGGEIVLESKKGKRVVKAAEFFQGILTTDKRADELLVEVRFPLKREGIGYRFREIAMRHGDFAIVSLAACVGTDEVRLGVGGVADRPVMRSLPRGPALADALNETAWSLDAQDDVHASAAYRRQLIRELGHRLIEGV encoded by the coding sequence ATGAAACCGGCTGCCTTCGATTACGTCCGTGCCGAGAGCCGCCGCCAGGTGCTCGAGCTGCTCGCCGAGTATGGCGCGGATGCGCGCATCATTGCCGGCGGGCAGTCGCTGATGGCGGTGCTGAACATGCGCCTGGCCCAGCCCAAGCTGCTGATCGACATCAACCAGGTCGCCGACCTGAACTATATCGAGCTGCGCCAGGATTGCCTGGCGGTTGGCGCGGCGGTGCGCCAGGCGCAACTGCTGGCGCGGCCGACGCTGGTCGACGAGGTGCCGCTGCTGGCCCTGGCGATGCCCTGGATCGGCCACTTCCAGATCCGCAACCGCGGCACCGTGTGCGGTTCGGTGGCCCACGCCGACCCCAGCGCCGAGCTGCCGCTGTGCCTGGTGACCTTGGGCGGCGAGATCGTCCTGGAGTCGAAGAAGGGCAAGCGCGTGGTCAAGGCCGCCGAGTTCTTCCAGGGCATTCTCACCACCGACAAACGCGCCGACGAACTGCTCGTCGAGGTGCGCTTCCCGCTCAAACGCGAGGGCATCGGCTACCGCTTCCGGGAAATCGCCATGCGCCACGGCGACTTCGCCATCGTCTCGCTGGCCGCCTGTGTCGGCACCGACGAGGTGCGCCTGGGCGTCGGCGGGGTCGCCGACCGCCCGGTGATGCGCAGCCTGCCGCGCGGCCCGGCGCTGGCCGACGCGCTCAACGAAACCGCCTGGTCGCTCGACGCCCAGGACGATGTACACGCCAGCGCGGCCTACCGCCGGCAACTGATTCGCGAGCTGGGTCACCGGCTCATCGAAGGAGTCTGA